ATGAATATGAAAATTTCCAAGGCCGCAAGGTGGAATTTAGCACTGAGTGCAGAAACTTGTGTGACCGAGGCTTCGACCATGTAAAGTCCATTCGAATTGAATCTGGACCGTAAGTTTCAAGCACATTAGTCATTGCAAAGTGACTTACACTGGAAGTTAAAGCGAGATTATTAGCTGTCATATTATTGTTGTGAAGTGTCATTTATGTTTTAACGTGAATATCCTAAGTTATTATTTATCATGCTTATTTATTTGGTGCCATCATACATATATAAAGCGCTGCACTTTACAGAcaccatcatcactgtccccattggggatcacaatctagattccctaaggctactttcacacatcaggttttttgtttcagtctaaatccggcgaatgttggaaaaactggatccaacgcagattgtgaaaaactgatgcgacggatccgtttttttgatggacccggctagcctatctagattattggataaaaaaaaaattggagcatgctcagtttaaaaaaccggatcaggctgcCGAATCCGGCATTTTCTGCATCCGGCacattccggctcccataggcttccattctagcaaacagctggatccggcgcttcaggctttttcaccggagacaaaaaagttaagttttttccagacgccggaattgaGTGTACGCCGGATctggcatcaaaccggaaggaacgctgagccatccggcgcaatccggcgctaatacaagtcaatgggggaaaaaacggatccggtttttattttttccggtttcggtttttctcccgagagccggatttagcctgaaacgaaaaacctgatgtgtgaaagcagcctaagagtatgtctttagagtgtgggaggaaactgtagaacttggaggaaacccacacaatcaTAGGAAGAGCATACAAtttcttgcagatgttttccttggtgggatttgaacgcaGGACCCCATCGCGCTGCCCACATTCtggaatatatttaaaaaaattccatatatcaccacagaatttttttttgcaTCATATAAATTAATAGTTACAATATTGTTTTTTCAACGGTATGATACGGTATGGTTCCTATTCACAGCTGGGTCGCTTATGAACAGAAAGATTTTGCCGGAGAGATGTTCATTCTGGAAAAAGGGGAATATCCACGTTGGGACTCATGGTCTAACTGCTTCCGGGCTGATAGGATCATGTCCTTGAGACCAGTCCGTATggtaagatgtaaaaaaaattttaaagagtaacgattatttttttttttttttataattttgtccaGTATGGAAAGTTATGAAACATTGCAAATCACTTGGACCATCAATACAAGAAAATGAAAATAGGATTGTTCTTTTTTTGTTTAAAGACTAGGAACATTTTCATAAAAATTTAATTAATAAATCGTTTTAACAGTATTTATCAGATGATTTCttatagttagggccagaaatatttggacagtgacacaattttcgcgatttgggctctgcatgccaccacattggatttgaaatgaaacctctacaacagaattcaagtgcagattgtaacgtttaatttgaagggttgaacaaaaatatctgatagaaaatgtaggaattgtacacatttctttacaaacactccacattttaggaggtcaaaagtaattggacaaataaacataacccaaacaaaatatttttattttcaatattttgttgcaaatcctttggaggcaatcactgccttaagtctggaacccatggacatcaccaaacgctgggtttcctccttcttaatgctttgccaggcctttacagccgcagccttctggtcttgcttgtttgtgggtctttccgtcttaagtctggatttgagcaagtgaaatgcatgctcaattgggtttagatctggagattgacttggtcattttagaatgttccactttttggcactcatgaactcctgggtagctttggctgtatgcttggggtcattgtccatctgtactatgaagcgccatccaatcaactttgcagcatttggctgaatctgggctgaaagtatatcccggtacacttcagaattcatccggctactcttgtctgctcttatgtcatcaataaacacaagtgacccagtgccattgaaagccatgcatgcccatgccatcacgttgcctccaccatgttttacagaggatgtggtgtgccttggatcatgtgccgttccctttcttctccaaacttttttcttcccatcattctggtacaggttgatctttgtctcatctgtccatagaatacttttccagaactgagctggcttcttgaggtgtttttctgcaaatttaactctggcctgtctatttttggtattgatgaatggtttgcatctagatgtgaaccctttgtatttactgtcatggagtcttctctttactgttgacttagagacagatacacctacttcactgagagtgttctggacttcagttgatgttgtgaacgggttcttcttcaccaaattaagtatgcggcgatcatccaccactgttgtcatccgtggacgcccaggcctttttgagttcccaagctcaccagtcaattccttttttctcagaatgtacccaactgttgattttgctactccaagcatgtctgctatctctctgatggattttttcttttttttcagcctcaggatgttctgcttcacctcaattgagagttcctttgaccgcatgttgtctgctcacagcaacagcttccaaatgcaaaaccacacacctggaatccacccctgaccttttaactacttcattgattacaggttaacgagggagacgccttcagagttaattgcagcccttagaatccattgtccaattacttttggtcccttgaaaaagaggacgctatgcattacagagctatgattcctaaaccctttctccgatttggatgtggaaactatcatattgcagctgggagtgtgcactttcagcccatattatatatataattgcatttctgaacatgtttttgtaaacagctaaaataacaaaacttgtgtcactgtccaaatatttctggccctaactgtatattctttCACAATAATTTAAAGACTAactaagcctatttttttttaaataatcccgTCTAGCATGGATCATCATCGGTGCTAATTTGAAGTCCCGAGGATGGCAGTGAAAGAGTCAGCAACTGTCTCTTCCACTTGTGTTGTGCTTATTAGGACAATCTCCTGCAGCAGCTGATCTTCTGAGTTATTGActctcactgccatcatctgtactccaaatgagtatatTCTGATATCAACTCAGCTGAAGGCAAGAAAATAAACTGAGGAATAGCGGGAATTTAGAAGCCACTTAAATGCAAAGAATTTTAAAAGAATGAAGACAAATTAGCTAATAGGCCGGTGTTACATTTGTGGGTGTGAAGCGAGAAACTCAcgagagtctctcacatcaatacccggcactgccgccggcactcgggaccgaagtgtgcggctgcatgtatttctatgcagctgaacgctccggtcccgactaTTGGTGGCAGTGGCGTGTATtgatgtgtgagtttctcgcattgaactcgcaagtgcgaccccggccataaagtgaaattaATAAATTGAAACTgtttaaataatataaaaaatcataTAGTGAATACTTTTCATTAATTTATTAGTTAGATTCATATAAAAGTGTCAATAATGCTTTCAAACTAAACAAAAATCCTACATTCATTTTCTTATATTGTTGGTTAGCATACAAATTGTATGTTTAAGGTTCAAGGGTAAATGAACCATAGTGCTCCAACCATTTTCCTCAAGGCCACGACTAGAATAGGGTTAATCAGCTTTAGGAGGGGGCAGAAATTTGATTGTCACCATTAGACCCCTAATTAGCAAGGTATGTGCAATAACAGTAATTTCATTAGATTGCTttactgtaaaaaaacaaaaaaacaacagcaacaacaaAAACCAAGACAGTCCTGAACACAAATTGTCAAAATATAGTGCATGGATAATGATAATGCTGAGTAGCATGAACTAGTCATTGAAAAAGTACCGCTGCATagagtttggaagagaaggagGCAAAATATGGATATGGAGTTCATTACAAAATATTCATAACTTTGCAGTGCCACCTAatccaagagcagcatgatgtagagacacacAACCTGATTCCACTGATGTGGAaaacagctgtacaaaacagctgacatgtcgcggctttgatgtgggctcactgccggagtccacatcaaagcaggggatctgaccttggacgtactatcctgtccgaggtcagaaaggggttaatcaacagAAAATTATTACTATAGGACTAGTAATCttactgccatatagtcctccatattcatgagctctatataaccccatcgtcaccactgattggcagctttctgcctatacgcagtgaacacagaaagctgccaatcagtggtgtgggcggggtgatacagagctcagcattcacagaGCTGGTAGATTTACAATAGATAAAACAGGTATTTTATCACAACTACAACAAGTAACCCAGTAAATGTTGCATCACTAGATTCAGGTTTTGTGACCCTACATCTTGCTGCTcttagatggggtagcaaaaacctggtgacagagtccctttaagttatgcatttccaataataataataataataattttatttaccgtatatagcgccaacatattccgcagcactttacaaattatagaggggacttgtacagacaatagacattacagcataacagaaatcacagttcaaaatagataccaagaggaatgagggccctgctcgcaagcttacagactatgaggaaaaggggagacacgagaggtggatggtaacaattgctttagttattcggaccagccacagtgtaaggctcgggtgttcatgtaaagctgcatgaaccagttaactgcctaagtatgtagcagtacagacacagagggctattaactgcataaagtgtatgagaacatgatacgaggaacctgattatgttttttttattttttttatgataggccacacagggatcgttaggttaatgtgttgaggcggtaggctaatctgaacaaatgagtttttagggcacgcttaaaattgtggggattggggattaatcgtattaacctaggtagtgcattccaaagaatcggcgcagcacgtgtaaagtcttggagatgggagtgggaggttctgattattgaggatgctaacctgaagtcattagtggagcggagggcacgggtaataataataataatctttatttatatagcgccaacatattccgcagcgctttacagtttaacagtttcaaacacaacagtcataggtaacaatgttaacaatacagtaataaagcaaaataagacaggtggtggtagactgagaccagagaggagatgtagggtggtgctgaccaatggagtgctttgtggatgagggtagtagttttgtactggattctggagtggatgggtaaccagtgtaatgactggcacaaggtagaggcatcagtgtaacggttggtgaggaatatgatcctggctgcagcattcaggacagattggagcggggagagtttggtaagagggaggccgattagtagagagttacaatagtccagacgagaatgaataagtgaaacagtaagagttttttacAGAGtccaaagtaagaaaagggcgaattctagaaatgtttttgaggtgtagataaGAAGAGCgaaccagtgatcggatgtggggggtgaatgaaagctcggaatcaaggatgaccccaaggcagtgggcatgttgctctggagtaatggtggaaccgcacacggagatggcaatgtcaggcaaaggtaggttagtagagggagagaacacgaggagttcagtttttgacaggttccgtttcagatagagggaggacatgatgttagagacagcggtaagacaatcacttgtGTTTTCtagaaaggtcggcgtgataacaggagaagaagtgtataattgggtgtcgtcagcatagagatggtactggaaaccaaatctactgattgtttgtccaataggggcagtatacaacgagaagaggagggggcctaggactgatccttgaggaaccccaacagtaaggggaaggtgagaggaggaggaaccagcaaaacatacagtgaaggatcggtcagagagataggaggagaaccaggagagaacggtgtccttgaggccgatggagcggagcatattgaggaggaactgatgatccacagtatcgaatgctgcggagagatccaagagaattagcatggagtagtgaccattagatttagctgttagtaggtcattagagactttagtgagggcagtttcagtagagtgtaaagagtggaagccagattgaagagggttgagaagagagttatctgagagatagcgggtaagactggagtggaccaggcgttcgaggagtttagagatgaagggaagattagagacaggtctatagttagcggcatagttttggtcgagggatggttttttaagtaatggatgtatgatgccatgcttaaatgaggagggaaaaataccggaagtgagagaaagttcgaatatttttgttaggtgagaggtgactgcCGGGGAAAAGGACTGGAGgacatgtgacggaatggggtcactggtgcaagtggtcgggcgagaagatgcaaggagcctgactacttcttcttctgtaactggttcaaagtcagagagtgaactagatgcagtgggggagggaggacagtgcatggtatgaagagattgggagatgatttcctgtcgaatgtggtcaattttttctttgaagtaattggccagatcgtcagcgcggagatccgtggttggggcctgcactcttaggttaagtagggactggaaagtgtcaaagagacgtttagggttatttgacagtCAGGTGATCagcgtgttgaaataggtttgtttggagaggtgaagggcagagttgtatgtttttagcatgaacttataatggatgaaatcttagggtagattagattttctccacagacgttcggcgcacctggagcaccgctgcaggaaacgtgtttgcagcatgtgccacggttgttgccgtctgtgctgagttgttctatgtataagaggtgcagcttcatccagggcactttgcagggtttcattgtaatgcttcagagcagaatcaggacatgagatggaggagattggggccaatgaggactgcaagttcttcataagtttctgggtgttaatggcctgtatgtttctataagtgtggaaagtgggggtgacctgagcgggatggcagttcttgatagagaatgaaagaaggttgtggtcagagagcgggagaggggagtttgtgaaatcatccactgagcaaaggcgggagaagaccaagtcaagggagtttccatcatcatgtgttggagagttagttaatgctgcgagaggccgaaagaggaggttagagataaaaggtgagaagcaaatGGGGAaatgggagaagcaatggggatgtcgaaatcacccatgataagtgtgggggtgtcacaggagagaaagtgtggaagccaggtggcaaagtgatccaggaactgatgagaggggctgggaggacgatacaccactgtcacttgcatggagaaggggacgtagagtctgacagcatggacctccaaggaagggaatacaagtgagggtacttgggggataatttggaaggtacatttgggtgaaaggagcagaccaacgcctccacctgctctgttgtccgatcttggggtatgagaaagtgtagtccaccatatgaaacagcagcagcagcagcagtggtgtctgactgctggatccaggtttcagtaagggccaggagattaagacagttagaaaggaagaagtcatgaatgaaggagagtttattacacacagagcaagaattccaaagggcacaattgaaggatgcagaaggcatgcatggaatattaataaggttagatgggtttctgggtgtagcagttgggaggtttgactggctatagcatgggggccggggttgggagagatgtctccagcaacaaggagaaggaggatagaaagagtgagcagatggttaagtgatttgtgagagcgtctcttgtgttggatggtgggactgaatggatctgtgctgttaagcaatgtgaactgagcatgagtgctatacataggagagggaaggacagaggggctgatatggatggagtgtaaagagtttatgcaagggcggtgaatgtgagtgaatgcggcagtcaggatatagaatatacaaatacatatggtgagtatttgttctgtttcaaatgaatagtgaatatatttagtttttcttacctgtctcctgccctgtctaactgccatgttataactgccgaagtACTTAGAAAAAAGTACTTTGCATAAATGTActcgaataatagtgcacgaatgcacccctgcacgaatgcatccccaaagtatgtctacatttatagaaggctagctcttagatctcacttttttttttttcaataatagtaAATGACTACCATTACCATTCTCTGCATGTTTCAGATCAGAGATTACTCTGTTAGGGTTTTTAAATTTGTccacattaaaatgtaataatcatTCATACATTTGTACCAATTCTAATGTAATAAAAGGCAAATCTTTAAAATAGCAAAGCAAAAAGTCTTAACCATATAAATAATTTATTCTTATAACTTATTTATCATTAATGATCTTTTACATTAAAGGACACTCAGGATTATAAGATCTCCCTCTTTGAATGTATCAATTTTGAGGGAAGGAAGATGGAAGTCTGTGATGAAGATATCCCCAGCTTGTGGTCTTATGGATTCCAGGACAGAGTCGCTAGTGTTCAAGTCCTTGGAGGAACGTAAGTGATTGGCGCTGGACAAAGCAATGTAAAGATTACAATTTTACCTGTTTACCCAATACTTACCACTAGTTTCCatataaagtgaacctgacagctgatatacAGTAAGCTGCCCAATGCAGAGGAAACGTGTATCAGACACCGTCTGTATGATATGAGCAAGGTACTGTATGTTGGACTCGGAATCACTGCAGCATTATCGAGAAAAGCATATTTTAAAAGCCGCCGTTGACCGAGCCACGCTAGAGACGAGTTGGACAGGCgggtccctggcggcttctccctgctggctgccctggattgacaggttTCTGAGTACATATACACACCAGCATATAAATGCCTTTTAAAGAGAACCTAGAAGAATAAACTGGAAAGACAATAGTGTCTTATCCGAGAAAATGA
The Ranitomeya imitator isolate aRanImi1 chromosome 3, aRanImi1.pri, whole genome shotgun sequence genome window above contains:
- the LOC138672803 gene encoding beta-crystallin B1-like; amino-acid sequence: MSHTGAQGNIGSHSAVGLQNYRLICYEYENFQGRKVEFSTECRNLCDRGFDHVKSIRIESGPWVAYEQKDFAGEMFILEKGEYPRWDSWSNCFRADRIMSLRPVRMDTQDYKISLFECINFEGRKMEVCDEDIPSLWSYGFQDRVASVQVLGGTWVGYQYPGYRGYQYLMEHGPYKHWNNWGANQPQIQSIRRVKDMQWYKRGNFEVGN